A genomic region of Ictidomys tridecemlineatus isolate mIctTri1 chromosome 10, mIctTri1.hap1, whole genome shotgun sequence contains the following coding sequences:
- the Tmem130 gene encoding transmembrane protein 130 isoform X3: MSDPHKAFNDNEVMGDPGMYELNLTTDGPATTGAEVTISASLVAKDNGSLALPTDAHLYRFHWIHTPLVLTGKTESDLSSTIRVVGNVPGDFPVSVWVTAADCWMCQPVARNFVVLPITEFLVGNIVVAQNTSLPWPSSYLTKTVLKVSFLLHDPSNFFKTASFLYSWDFGDGTQMVTEDSVVYYNYSIIGTFTVKLKVVAEWEQAKPDATNGIVQKTGDFSASLKLQETLRGIQVLGPTIIQTFQKMTVTLNFLGSPPLTMCWRLKPECLPLEEGECHPVSVASTAYNLTHTFRDPGDYCFSIRAENVISKTHQYHRIQVWPSSIQPAVFAFPCATLITVMLAFIMYMTLRNATQQKDMVEVADFDFSPMSDKNPEPPSGVRCCCQMCCGPFLLETPSEYLEIVRENNGLLPPLYKSVKTYTV; encoded by the exons ATGTCTGACCCTCACAAGGCTTTCAATGACAACGAAGTGATGGGAGACCCAG GCATGTATGAACTCAATCTGACCACCGACGGGCCTGCCACTACAGGAGCAGAGGTGACCATCTCAGCCAGCCTTGTGGCCAAGGACAATGGCAGCCTGGCACTGCCCACTGATGCCCATCTCTACCGCTTCCACTGGATCCACACCCCACTTGTGCTCACTGGCAAGACAGAGAGCGATCTCAGCTCGACCATCCGCGTGGTGGGCAACGTGCCTGGGGATTTCCCCGTCTCTGTCTGGGTTACTGCTGCCGACTGCTGGATGTGCCAGCCAGTGGCCAGGAACTTTGTTGTCCTGCCCATCACAG AGTTCCTCGTGGGGAACATCGTGGTTGCCCAGAAcacctccctgccctggcccagcTCCTACCTCACCAAGACAGTTCTTAAAGTCTCCTTCCTCCTTCATGACCCAAGCAACTTCTTCAAGACAGCCTCCTTTCTCTACAGCTGGGACTTCGGAGATGG GACCCAGATGGTGACCGAAGACTCCGTGGTCTATTATAACTATTCGATTATTGGAACCTTCACTGTGAAGCTCAAGGTGGTGGCCGAGTGGGAGCAGGCAAAGCCAGACGCCACCAATGGCATTGTGCAGAAGACCGGTGACTTCTCTGCCTCCCTGAAGCTGCAGG AAACCCTTCGAGGCATCCAGGTTTTGGGGCCCACCATAATTCAGACCTTCCAAAAGATGACAGTGACCTTGAACTTCCTGGGGAG CCCACCTCTGACCATGTGCTGGCGGCTCAAGCCCGAGTGCCTGCCCCTGGAGGAAGGAGAGTGCCACCCCGTGTCTGTGGCCAGCACAGCTTACAACCTGACCCACACCTTCCGCGATCCGGGGGACTACTGCTTCAGCATCCGGGCTGAGAATGTCATCAGCAAGACACATCAGTACCACAGGATCCAGGTGTGGCCTTCCA GCATCCAGCCGGCTGTCTTTGCATTCCCATGTGCCACACTTATCACTGTGATGCTGGCCTTCATCATGTACATGACCCTGCGGAATGCCACTCAgcagaaggacatggtggag GTGGCTGATTTTGACTTTTCCCCCATGTCTGACAAGAACCCGGAGCCGCCCTCTGGGGTCAGGTGCTGCTGCCAGATGTGCTGTGGGCCCTTCTTGCTGGAGACTCCATCTGAGTACCTGGAAATTGTCCGAGAGAACAACGGTCTGCTCCCGCCCCTCTACAAGTCTGTCAAAACTTACACTGTGTGA
- the Tmem130 gene encoding transmembrane protein 130 isoform X1, giving the protein MAPAVWSRFGRILWLACLLPLAPARVAAGMYELNLTTDGPATTGAEVTISASLVAKDNGSLALPTDAHLYRFHWIHTPLVLTGKTESDLSSTIRVVGNVPGDFPVSVWVTAADCWMCQPVARNFVVLPITEFLVGNIVVAQNTSLPWPSSYLTKTVLKVSFLLHDPSNFFKTASFLYSWDFGDGTQMVTEDSVVYYNYSIIGTFTVKLKVVAEWEQAKPDATNGIVQKTGDFSASLKLQETLRGIQVLGPTIIQTFQKMTVTLNFLGSPPLTMCWRLKPECLPLEEGECHPVSVASTAYNLTHTFRDPGDYCFSIRAENVISKTHQYHRIQVWPSSIQPAVFAFPCATLITVMLAFIMYMTLRNATQQKDMVEVADFDFSPMSDKNPEPPSGVRCCCQMCCGPFLLETPSEYLEIVRENNGLLPPLYKSVKTYTV; this is encoded by the exons ATGGCCCCCGCGGTCTGGTCTCGCTTCGGTCGCATCCTCTGGCTCGCTTGCCTCCTGCCTTTAGCCCCAGCGAGGGTGGCGGCAG GCATGTATGAACTCAATCTGACCACCGACGGGCCTGCCACTACAGGAGCAGAGGTGACCATCTCAGCCAGCCTTGTGGCCAAGGACAATGGCAGCCTGGCACTGCCCACTGATGCCCATCTCTACCGCTTCCACTGGATCCACACCCCACTTGTGCTCACTGGCAAGACAGAGAGCGATCTCAGCTCGACCATCCGCGTGGTGGGCAACGTGCCTGGGGATTTCCCCGTCTCTGTCTGGGTTACTGCTGCCGACTGCTGGATGTGCCAGCCAGTGGCCAGGAACTTTGTTGTCCTGCCCATCACAG AGTTCCTCGTGGGGAACATCGTGGTTGCCCAGAAcacctccctgccctggcccagcTCCTACCTCACCAAGACAGTTCTTAAAGTCTCCTTCCTCCTTCATGACCCAAGCAACTTCTTCAAGACAGCCTCCTTTCTCTACAGCTGGGACTTCGGAGATGG GACCCAGATGGTGACCGAAGACTCCGTGGTCTATTATAACTATTCGATTATTGGAACCTTCACTGTGAAGCTCAAGGTGGTGGCCGAGTGGGAGCAGGCAAAGCCAGACGCCACCAATGGCATTGTGCAGAAGACCGGTGACTTCTCTGCCTCCCTGAAGCTGCAGG AAACCCTTCGAGGCATCCAGGTTTTGGGGCCCACCATAATTCAGACCTTCCAAAAGATGACAGTGACCTTGAACTTCCTGGGGAG CCCACCTCTGACCATGTGCTGGCGGCTCAAGCCCGAGTGCCTGCCCCTGGAGGAAGGAGAGTGCCACCCCGTGTCTGTGGCCAGCACAGCTTACAACCTGACCCACACCTTCCGCGATCCGGGGGACTACTGCTTCAGCATCCGGGCTGAGAATGTCATCAGCAAGACACATCAGTACCACAGGATCCAGGTGTGGCCTTCCA GCATCCAGCCGGCTGTCTTTGCATTCCCATGTGCCACACTTATCACTGTGATGCTGGCCTTCATCATGTACATGACCCTGCGGAATGCCACTCAgcagaaggacatggtggag GTGGCTGATTTTGACTTTTCCCCCATGTCTGACAAGAACCCGGAGCCGCCCTCTGGGGTCAGGTGCTGCTGCCAGATGTGCTGTGGGCCCTTCTTGCTGGAGACTCCATCTGAGTACCTGGAAATTGTCCGAGAGAACAACGGTCTGCTCCCGCCCCTCTACAAGTCTGTCAAAACTTACACTGTGTGA
- the Tmem130 gene encoding transmembrane protein 130 isoform X2, which yields MAPAVWSRFGRILWLACLLPLAPARVAAGMYELNLTTDGPATTGAEVTISASLVAKDNGSLALPTDAHLYRFHWIHTPLVLTGKTESDLSSTIRVVGNVPGDFPVSVWVTAADCWMCQPVARNFVVLPITEFLVGNIVVAQNTSLPWPSSYLTKTVLKVSFLLHDPSNFFKTASFLYSWDFGDGTQMVTEDSVVYYNYSIIGTFTVKLKVVAEWEQAKPDATNGIVQKTGDFSASLKLQETLRGIQVLGPTIIQTFQKMTVTLNFLGSPPLTMCWRLKPECLPLEEGECHPVSVASTAYNLTHTFRDPGDYCFSIRAENVISKTHQYHRIQVWPSSIQPAVFAFPCATLITVMLAFIMYMTLRNATQQKDMVENPEPPSGVRCCCQMCCGPFLLETPSEYLEIVRENNGLLPPLYKSVKTYTV from the exons ATGGCCCCCGCGGTCTGGTCTCGCTTCGGTCGCATCCTCTGGCTCGCTTGCCTCCTGCCTTTAGCCCCAGCGAGGGTGGCGGCAG GCATGTATGAACTCAATCTGACCACCGACGGGCCTGCCACTACAGGAGCAGAGGTGACCATCTCAGCCAGCCTTGTGGCCAAGGACAATGGCAGCCTGGCACTGCCCACTGATGCCCATCTCTACCGCTTCCACTGGATCCACACCCCACTTGTGCTCACTGGCAAGACAGAGAGCGATCTCAGCTCGACCATCCGCGTGGTGGGCAACGTGCCTGGGGATTTCCCCGTCTCTGTCTGGGTTACTGCTGCCGACTGCTGGATGTGCCAGCCAGTGGCCAGGAACTTTGTTGTCCTGCCCATCACAG AGTTCCTCGTGGGGAACATCGTGGTTGCCCAGAAcacctccctgccctggcccagcTCCTACCTCACCAAGACAGTTCTTAAAGTCTCCTTCCTCCTTCATGACCCAAGCAACTTCTTCAAGACAGCCTCCTTTCTCTACAGCTGGGACTTCGGAGATGG GACCCAGATGGTGACCGAAGACTCCGTGGTCTATTATAACTATTCGATTATTGGAACCTTCACTGTGAAGCTCAAGGTGGTGGCCGAGTGGGAGCAGGCAAAGCCAGACGCCACCAATGGCATTGTGCAGAAGACCGGTGACTTCTCTGCCTCCCTGAAGCTGCAGG AAACCCTTCGAGGCATCCAGGTTTTGGGGCCCACCATAATTCAGACCTTCCAAAAGATGACAGTGACCTTGAACTTCCTGGGGAG CCCACCTCTGACCATGTGCTGGCGGCTCAAGCCCGAGTGCCTGCCCCTGGAGGAAGGAGAGTGCCACCCCGTGTCTGTGGCCAGCACAGCTTACAACCTGACCCACACCTTCCGCGATCCGGGGGACTACTGCTTCAGCATCCGGGCTGAGAATGTCATCAGCAAGACACATCAGTACCACAGGATCCAGGTGTGGCCTTCCA GCATCCAGCCGGCTGTCTTTGCATTCCCATGTGCCACACTTATCACTGTGATGCTGGCCTTCATCATGTACATGACCCTGCGGAATGCCACTCAgcagaaggacatggtggag AACCCGGAGCCGCCCTCTGGGGTCAGGTGCTGCTGCCAGATGTGCTGTGGGCCCTTCTTGCTGGAGACTCCATCTGAGTACCTGGAAATTGTCCGAGAGAACAACGGTCTGCTCCCGCCCCTCTACAAGTCTGTCAAAACTTACACTGTGTGA
- the Tmem130 gene encoding transmembrane protein 130 isoform X4, translating to MTGMYELNLTTDGPATTGAEVTISASLVAKDNGSLALPTDAHLYRFHWIHTPLVLTGKTESDLSSTIRVVGNVPGDFPVSVWVTAADCWMCQPVARNFVVLPITEFLVGNIVVAQNTSLPWPSSYLTKTVLKVSFLLHDPSNFFKTASFLYSWDFGDGTQMVTEDSVVYYNYSIIGTFTVKLKVVAEWEQAKPDATNGIVQKTGDFSASLKLQETLRGIQVLGPTIIQTFQKMTVTLNFLGSPPLTMCWRLKPECLPLEEGECHPVSVASTAYNLTHTFRDPGDYCFSIRAENVISKTHQYHRIQVWPSSIQPAVFAFPCATLITVMLAFIMYMTLRNATQQKDMVEVADFDFSPMSDKNPEPPSGVRCCCQMCCGPFLLETPSEYLEIVRENNGLLPPLYKSVKTYTV from the exons ATGACGG GCATGTATGAACTCAATCTGACCACCGACGGGCCTGCCACTACAGGAGCAGAGGTGACCATCTCAGCCAGCCTTGTGGCCAAGGACAATGGCAGCCTGGCACTGCCCACTGATGCCCATCTCTACCGCTTCCACTGGATCCACACCCCACTTGTGCTCACTGGCAAGACAGAGAGCGATCTCAGCTCGACCATCCGCGTGGTGGGCAACGTGCCTGGGGATTTCCCCGTCTCTGTCTGGGTTACTGCTGCCGACTGCTGGATGTGCCAGCCAGTGGCCAGGAACTTTGTTGTCCTGCCCATCACAG AGTTCCTCGTGGGGAACATCGTGGTTGCCCAGAAcacctccctgccctggcccagcTCCTACCTCACCAAGACAGTTCTTAAAGTCTCCTTCCTCCTTCATGACCCAAGCAACTTCTTCAAGACAGCCTCCTTTCTCTACAGCTGGGACTTCGGAGATGG GACCCAGATGGTGACCGAAGACTCCGTGGTCTATTATAACTATTCGATTATTGGAACCTTCACTGTGAAGCTCAAGGTGGTGGCCGAGTGGGAGCAGGCAAAGCCAGACGCCACCAATGGCATTGTGCAGAAGACCGGTGACTTCTCTGCCTCCCTGAAGCTGCAGG AAACCCTTCGAGGCATCCAGGTTTTGGGGCCCACCATAATTCAGACCTTCCAAAAGATGACAGTGACCTTGAACTTCCTGGGGAG CCCACCTCTGACCATGTGCTGGCGGCTCAAGCCCGAGTGCCTGCCCCTGGAGGAAGGAGAGTGCCACCCCGTGTCTGTGGCCAGCACAGCTTACAACCTGACCCACACCTTCCGCGATCCGGGGGACTACTGCTTCAGCATCCGGGCTGAGAATGTCATCAGCAAGACACATCAGTACCACAGGATCCAGGTGTGGCCTTCCA GCATCCAGCCGGCTGTCTTTGCATTCCCATGTGCCACACTTATCACTGTGATGCTGGCCTTCATCATGTACATGACCCTGCGGAATGCCACTCAgcagaaggacatggtggag GTGGCTGATTTTGACTTTTCCCCCATGTCTGACAAGAACCCGGAGCCGCCCTCTGGGGTCAGGTGCTGCTGCCAGATGTGCTGTGGGCCCTTCTTGCTGGAGACTCCATCTGAGTACCTGGAAATTGTCCGAGAGAACAACGGTCTGCTCCCGCCCCTCTACAAGTCTGTCAAAACTTACACTGTGTGA